In Enterobacteriaceae bacterium Kacie_13, the following proteins share a genomic window:
- the mntP gene encoding manganese efflux pump MntP — protein MQFYTIIILAFGMSMDAFAAAIGKGAALHRPPLKEALRTGLIFGVIEAITPVIGWAIGLAASQFIMDWDHWVAFTLLLVLGLRMIWEGFRKDTAEEIEVPRRHGFWLLVTTAIATSLDAMAVGVGLAFLQVNILVMALTIGAATTIMATSGMLLGRFLGAAIGKWAEVLGGVVLIGIGSSILIEHLGLLN, from the coding sequence ATGCAATTTTATACGATCATTATCCTGGCGTTTGGTATGTCAATGGATGCCTTCGCGGCGGCTATCGGTAAGGGTGCAGCACTGCACCGGCCACCTTTGAAAGAAGCATTACGCACCGGGCTTATTTTTGGTGTGATTGAAGCTATTACACCGGTGATCGGCTGGGCAATTGGCCTCGCGGCGTCGCAGTTCATCATGGACTGGGATCATTGGGTCGCATTCACCCTTCTTCTGGTGCTGGGTTTACGCATGATTTGGGAAGGATTCAGAAAGGATACTGCCGAAGAAATCGAGGTACCCCGCCGTCACGGCTTCTGGCTGCTGGTCACTACCGCCATTGCCACCAGCCTGGACGCCATGGCGGTTGGTGTGGGCCTTGCTTTCCTTCAGGTGAATATACTTGTAATGGCGCTGACCATCGGTGCTGCCACAACGATTATGGCCACCTCCGGCATGCTGCTGGGCCGCTTTCTCGGCGCGGCTATCGGTAAATGGGCGGAAGTACTGGGCGGCGTCGTGCTTATCGGTATTGGCTCCTCGATCCTCATCGAACATCTCGGGTTGTTAAACTGA